The following proteins are encoded in a genomic region of Aerococcaceae bacterium DSM 111021:
- the recF gene encoding DNA replication/repair protein RecF, translating to MKVKHLQLKNYRNYDLLDLTFNDGLTILTGENAQGKTNLLEAIFLLSMAKSHRTNHDNELIRWGETYAQVESMIETKNYDFPLSLSFGPKGKIAKVNHIEQAKLSHFIGKLNVVLFAPEDLQLIKGSPSLRRKFLDSELGQSHPVYLQALLDYNRILKQRNRYLKENGYKKQFDTVYFDVITDQLITKAVEIIKYRNEFVESLDKIARPIHKSLSNQRDVLSLSYKSSSSKLDYGQLDTLDQQFHSLFKHALEREKERGVTAYGPHRDDLYFTLNDKDAQNFASQGQQRTIVLSLKLAEIEWLNDRIGEYPILLLDDVLSELDDNRQHILMSQIEGKVQTFLTTATIKGLNIEQLEHAQILYVEDGQITEEGE from the coding sequence ATGAAAGTAAAGCATCTACAATTAAAGAATTATCGTAATTACGATTTGCTTGACTTAACATTTAATGACGGATTAACGATTTTAACTGGTGAAAATGCCCAAGGAAAAACCAATCTCCTTGAGGCGATTTTTTTATTATCCATGGCAAAAAGCCATCGGACAAACCACGATAACGAGTTAATTCGTTGGGGCGAAACATACGCTCAAGTTGAATCGATGATTGAAACGAAGAATTATGACTTTCCTTTATCTTTGTCTTTTGGACCTAAAGGTAAGATTGCGAAAGTGAACCATATTGAACAAGCTAAGTTAAGTCACTTTATTGGGAAATTAAATGTCGTATTATTTGCACCGGAGGATCTTCAGTTAATTAAAGGCTCTCCTAGTTTAAGGCGCAAATTTTTAGATTCTGAGCTGGGGCAATCACATCCAGTTTATTTGCAAGCGTTACTTGATTACAATCGTATATTAAAACAACGCAATCGATATTTAAAAGAAAATGGATATAAAAAACAGTTTGATACTGTTTATTTTGATGTGATTACAGATCAATTGATTACTAAGGCAGTTGAAATTATTAAATATCGGAATGAGTTTGTTGAGTCACTTGATAAAATTGCCCGTCCTATTCACAAATCACTTTCTAATCAACGTGATGTTTTGAGTTTGAGCTATAAGAGTAGCTCCTCAAAGTTAGATTATGGGCAATTAGACACACTTGACCAACAATTCCATAGTCTATTTAAACATGCTTTAGAACGTGAGAAAGAACGTGGGGTAACAGCTTATGGACCTCATCGTGATGATTTGTATTTTACATTGAATGATAAGGATGCACAAAATTTTGCATCACAAGGCCAACAAAGAACGATTGTCCTTTCTTTAAAGCTAGCTGAAATTGAATGGTTAAATGACCGAATTGGAGAATATCCAATACTTTTGTTGGATGATGTCTTATCTGAGTTAGATGATAACCGGCAGCACATATTAATGAGCCAAATTGAAGGGAAAGTACAAACATTCCTAACAACAGCTACAATTAAAGGATTAAATATTGAACAATTGGAACATGCTCAAATTTTGTACGTTGAAGATGGGCAGATTACCGAAGAAGGAGAGTAG
- the gyrB gene encoding DNA topoisomerase (ATP-hydrolyzing) subunit B — MPDNINEQNYDANQIQVLEGLEAVRKRPGMYIGTTSIDGLHHLVWEIVDNSIDEALAGYSDHIEVYIESDNSITVVDNGRGIPVDTQEKTGRPAVETVFTMLHSGGKFGGGGYKVSGGLHGVGAAVVNALSSHLYVEVSRNGNVYREEFGRGDIKKELEIVGTSDHTGTKVNFKPDPTIFTETTDFKYNTLKERIRELAFLNKGLRISLEDKRDEREDEDSFFFEGGIQSFVEYINEDKQVLHEKPIYLEGESDNIQVEIALQYTNDYTTKILSFANNIHTHEGGTHESGLKSGLTRVINDYARSNNLLKDSDDNLSGDDTREGLTIVLSVKHPDPQFEGQTKTKLGNSEVRTITDRLFSSNYESFLLENPKVAKIIIEKGILASRARNAAKRAREMTRKKSGLEIANLPGKLADCSSRDPEKCELFIVEGDSAGGSAKQGRSRMYQAILPIRGKILNVEKASMDRILGNEEIRSLFTAMGTGFGAEFDVSKARYHKLILMTDADVDGAHIRTLLLTLIYRYMRPLLDAGYIYIAQPPLYQIKQGKKELYLDTDEQLRKWQAENQDARYSLQRYKGLGEMDYEQLWDTTMNPENRHLLRVTIDDAQIANDVMEMLMGDDVPPRREFIEENAVYVQNLDT; from the coding sequence ATGCCAGATAATATTAATGAACAAAACTACGATGCGAATCAGATCCAAGTCTTAGAAGGACTTGAAGCGGTACGTAAGCGTCCAGGTATGTATATAGGAACGACGAGTATTGATGGTTTACACCACCTTGTGTGGGAAATCGTTGATAATTCAATTGATGAGGCACTTGCAGGTTATAGTGATCATATCGAAGTGTATATTGAATCAGATAACAGTATTACTGTTGTTGATAATGGTCGTGGTATTCCGGTGGATACTCAAGAAAAAACTGGCCGTCCTGCTGTTGAGACAGTCTTTACTATGCTTCACTCGGGAGGTAAATTCGGTGGAGGCGGGTATAAAGTATCTGGAGGACTTCACGGTGTTGGTGCAGCAGTAGTAAACGCACTATCATCTCACTTATATGTGGAAGTATCTCGTAACGGTAATGTCTACCGCGAGGAATTTGGACGTGGAGATATTAAAAAGGAATTAGAAATAGTTGGTACATCAGATCATACTGGTACAAAAGTTAATTTTAAACCAGATCCAACTATCTTTACCGAGACGACAGACTTTAAATATAACACCTTAAAAGAACGTATACGTGAATTGGCTTTCTTAAATAAAGGATTACGTATTAGTTTAGAAGATAAGCGTGATGAAAGAGAAGATGAAGATAGCTTCTTCTTTGAAGGTGGTATTCAAAGTTTTGTTGAGTATATTAATGAGGACAAGCAAGTACTACATGAAAAACCTATTTATTTAGAAGGTGAATCAGATAATATCCAAGTAGAAATTGCTTTACAATACACGAATGATTACACAACTAAAATCTTATCTTTTGCGAATAATATTCATACACATGAAGGTGGAACGCATGAGTCTGGCCTGAAATCCGGATTAACGCGTGTTATTAACGACTATGCTCGTTCAAATAACTTATTAAAAGACTCAGATGACAATTTATCTGGTGATGATACACGAGAAGGATTAACGATTGTTTTATCAGTTAAACATCCGGATCCACAATTTGAGGGACAAACTAAAACAAAATTAGGTAACTCTGAAGTACGTACTATCACAGACCGTTTATTCTCATCTAACTATGAGTCTTTCTTATTAGAAAATCCTAAAGTTGCGAAAATTATTATTGAAAAAGGGATTTTAGCTTCTCGAGCAAGAAATGCTGCGAAACGTGCACGTGAAATGACACGTAAAAAATCAGGATTAGAAATTGCGAACTTACCTGGTAAATTAGCTGACTGTTCAAGTCGCGATCCAGAAAAATGTGAATTATTTATCGTGGAGGGTGACTCTGCTGGTGGATCAGCGAAGCAAGGGCGTTCAAGAATGTACCAAGCGATTTTACCAATTCGTGGTAAAATTCTTAACGTTGAAAAAGCGTCAATGGATCGTATCTTGGGTAACGAAGAAATCCGTTCACTATTCACTGCAATGGGAACAGGCTTTGGTGCCGAATTTGATGTGTCCAAAGCCCGTTATCATAAATTAATTCTGATGACCGATGCGGATGTCGATGGGGCACATATTCGTACGCTATTATTAACTTTAATTTACCGTTATATGCGTCCATTATTAGATGCGGGCTATATATACATTGCTCAACCCCCTCTATATCAAATTAAACAAGGTAAAAAAGAATTATACCTTGATACGGACGAACAATTACGTAAATGGCAAGCTGAAAATCAAGATGCCCGTTACTCTCTACAACGTTATAAAGGTCTTGGAGAAATGGATTACGAGCAACTATGGGATACAACAATGAATCCAGAAAATCGTCACCTACTACGTGTAACGATTGACGACGCCCAGATTGCAAACGATGTTATGGAAATGCTTATGGGAGACGATGTCCCTCCACGTCGTGAATTTATTGAAGAAAATGCCGTTTATGTCCAAAACTTAGATAC
- the yaaA gene encoding S4 domain-containing protein YaaA: protein MNERIIEITTEYVTLGQLLKITDIIQSGGMAKWYLSEYFVFVNEEEEQRRGRKLREGDVIEFPHEEIKVTIKNRD from the coding sequence ATGAATGAACGCATTATTGAAATTACAACTGAGTATGTCACATTAGGTCAATTACTGAAGATTACAGATATTATCCAAAGTGGCGGGATGGCGAAATGGTACTTGAGTGAGTATTTTGTCTTCGTTAATGAGGAAGAAGAACAACGCCGTGGACGTAAATTACGTGAAGGTGATGTAATTGAGTTCCCACATGAGGAAATAAAAGTAACGATTAAAAACAGAGATTAA
- the dnaN gene encoding DNA polymerase III subunit beta, protein MKFTIGRAAFTAQLIDVSRAIPSKATIPILTGLKITATKEGITLIGSDAEISIESFLSVQDDSLNLVIEETGSVVVTARIFNDIVRKLPTTEVTIETNEQFILTATSGDAVFSLNGTDGQSYPRLPEIESDRKINLPTVLFKELISQTIFSASNQESRPVLTGVHLMMNEGHITGVATDSHRLSRRQMPVEFTSDQANFEAITIPKKTLNELERIVQDDQSIEMIVTEQQVIFLIDNLTIYSRLLEGNYPDTDRLLPSSHTTEIVLNADQFLHAIDRASLMSHQGKNNVVQLDITDDNIDLSVQGSSLGSANESISAKSTSGEPIKISFNPDYMKDALRSFNGVDVNIGFTSSVRPLLISAVEKSETANNELLQLLTPIRTH, encoded by the coding sequence ATGAAATTTACTATTGGAAGAGCAGCATTTACTGCACAATTGATTGATGTATCTCGAGCGATACCCTCGAAAGCAACAATCCCTATTTTAACCGGATTAAAAATTACAGCGACTAAAGAAGGAATTACTTTAATTGGATCAGATGCTGAGATCTCTATTGAGAGTTTCTTATCTGTTCAAGATGATTCATTGAACTTAGTCATTGAAGAAACAGGTAGTGTTGTTGTAACAGCAAGAATATTTAATGATATTGTACGTAAATTACCTACAACTGAAGTAACGATAGAAACAAATGAACAATTCATACTTACAGCTACTTCAGGAGATGCAGTCTTTTCACTGAATGGAACAGATGGACAATCATATCCACGATTACCTGAGATTGAATCAGACCGTAAGATAAACTTACCAACTGTATTATTTAAAGAGTTAATTAGCCAAACAATCTTCTCAGCATCAAACCAAGAGAGCCGCCCTGTTCTAACAGGAGTTCACTTGATGATGAATGAAGGTCACATTACTGGAGTGGCAACGGATAGTCATCGATTAAGTCGACGTCAAATGCCAGTAGAATTTACATCTGACCAAGCTAACTTTGAAGCTATTACAATACCTAAGAAAACATTGAATGAATTAGAACGTATTGTTCAAGATGATCAATCAATTGAAATGATTGTAACGGAACAACAAGTTATATTCTTAATTGATAATTTAACCATTTATTCTCGATTATTAGAAGGTAATTATCCTGATACAGATCGTTTATTACCAAGTTCACATACAACTGAGATTGTTTTAAATGCAGATCAGTTCTTACATGCAATTGATCGTGCAAGTTTAATGTCACATCAAGGTAAAAATAATGTGGTTCAATTAGATATTACAGATGACAATATTGATCTATCAGTACAAGGTAGCAGCCTTGGTTCTGCAAATGAATCAATTAGTGCAAAATCAACATCAGGCGAACCAATTAAAATTTCGTTCAACCCTGATTACATGAAGGATGCATTACGCTCATTCAATGGCGTTGATGTTAATATTGGCTTCACTTCAAGTGTTCGTCCATTATTGATTTCAGCAGTTGAAAAAAGCGAAACAGCTAACAATGAATTACTGCAATTATTAACACCTATACGTACGCATTAA